Below is a window of Poecile atricapillus isolate bPoeAtr1 chromosome 2, bPoeAtr1.hap1, whole genome shotgun sequence DNA.
CATGTAAAACCAGAAAGGATGACTGCCTTTGCAAGGACTTACCCTGCATACCTGAAAACTGCAACATTGTACAAACTGAGGGCCACAAACATATTTCCAGTTATTTCCATATTTCTAGAAAGTGACTCTGGTGGTAAATGTTCCAGGGCCACTTGCTGTCACAGTACTGAATCCTACACATCCATTGCCTCCAAAACTCACTGATCACAACCCACTGGATAGATGGACCCGGTCCTGTCCTGCCTGTCTCATGTTCTGGCTTACCTGGACCACCTATCCCCACAGATGGCATTAAATTCTGGCAGCCAGAAGTGCTCCCTGACATGCTTTCTTGGTGTAGACATAGCTCTCCTGTCCTCCAAAGACAGCTTGTCTTTGTCTAGCTGTAGCAGGCAAATTCTGCCTTCActaattaaaaaaggaaaatgtcacTAGCACAATTTTGGCCTGAGCTGTGGGGCTTCTTTCTTGCAACTGTGCTACTTTGAAGGAACTTGGCGGCAGGTCTCTCACTAGCTTCAGTCAAAACAGGATCCAAAACATGGTATTGCAGATAAGTCTTCTTCTaggataaaattaatttagactTTAAACCACTAGTCAGAGgcattactgatttttttttgtgcctaTTTTTAAGCTTAATTTCATAAAGAAATTAGGCCATTGTGACCTGATTGTATGCCATATTCCCAGTCCCACTAACTTTTGATCGTGTTGGCCAGTTTCAACTCACCATCCACCTGGGATTAAATTCCTGCCTGCATATAGACAGACAGGAAGCACTCCCAGAAAAGGACTGTGATGTGATCTCTGCTCCCATTGCATCCCTGAAAATCATCAGGCCAGAGAGGTGCACAGAACACCCAGCATGATGATGCTTCTGCCACAGCTTCGAGATGTTTAGATATCAACAAACCTCAAGACAAAAATCTGTAACAAACCTGGCTTTTCCCGCTCTTAGTGCTTACAGTTGTTGCTACTGGTACTGCTCAGCTTTTTGGGTTTATGCAGTGCTGAACTTTGGTGACAAAGAATCATCTATACAGAGAAGTGCTTAGGAGTTGGATACCAttccagaaaactgaaaaaatggtAGCATATTGGAAAGTCTTGGCACCAGAGATATttacatcaaaaaaaaaaaagtgcattcaTATAGTAGAAATTTAGTAATTAATTGACAGTAGTCACCAAACATTTTGGTTCAGAAACATCTGAGTTTCTGACTTGTTAAGTATTTAAGATTTGTGTGCTTTGCAGTAAGTCTTTAGTATCTACCTGTACATGTTCTAGTCATAAAAAGAAATGAGTCTTTTGTCTCCCCAAGCCAGGAAAAATTACTAgtttcactgctgctttttctgtctTAAAACATGAGCCTCCACAGTCGGAGTCTAGTTACTGAGTTGATTTTCACAAAAGATTTGTTGCAGTCCTTTGAAGTAGCTGCTGGAGAACAGCACAAGATTTGCACAGACAAATGGAAGAAGAATATTATTTCGATTATAATTACTCATATGAATACCCTCATGAAAGCAACGTCTGTGAAATGGGTGACTATTTCACATTTAACATCTATCTCACTGCTGTCCTCTACATTCTGGTATTTTTGCTCAGTCTGCTAGGAAACACTTTGGTGTTATGGACCCTACTGAAATATGAAAACCTTACATCTTTAACAAACATCTTCATCATGAATCTCTGTGTCTCTGATTTAGTCTTCTCCTGCATGCTGCCTTTTTGGGTAGTGGACCAGTCCTTCGGATGGATTTTTGGTGAGTTCCTTTGCAAAGCATCAAATGCTATTTTCTCCATTGGCTACTACAGCGGTGTTTTCTTTTTGACTCTCATGACTGTCCTGAGGTACTTGTTTGTAGTGAACCCCCTTTCAACTCTGAGATCCCAGACTCAGTGTTGTGGTGTCCTGGTGTCCTTGGCTGTTTGGACTGTTAGCACATTAATTGTGGTTCCTGAGGTGATTCACACCACAGTGCAAGAAGGCTTGGAAGAACGGAGGTTCTGTGATTATGCTGACGGGAATTGGAAAAAGGTGGACATTTATGTGAGAAATGTActcttcctgctttcctttggAGTCATTGTATTCTGTTACTTCAAGATACTCATAATCCTGCTTAGAGCAAGATCTCGCAGAAAGTACAGAACTGTGAAACTCATCCTCATTATTGTGGTGgcttttttcctgtgctgggcaccctACAACATCCTCAGCTTTCTGACTACTTTTCCACCACCTACCTGTCAATATGTGAAAGACTCCAACCTTGCCTTTCACATCAGCCGTAAAATTGCTTTCTCCCACTGCTGCCTCAACCCTGTGCTCTATGTATTTGTTGGAGTCAAGTTCAAGAGGCATTTGGCACAGTTATGCAGTCTGTGTTTACACTGCAGCAATGGTCAAACCTCCAGCCCCATGACCTGCTATGAAGGCAAATTCCAGCATGAAGGGACATCTGTCTACTGAAGCAAGACCTAATTATTATGACTAATCCTGAATAAACTTTCAGATTTTGCATGTCATGGATAGCCTCTAATTCTTAGAGGTGCTTCCCTCAGAAAGACACACAAATTTACTCTTTGCAAACATGTTGTGTATAGAAAATAGCAAAATGTATTTGCAGTGGGATAAAGAGATGAGAATGCCAAGAAATTACTTCACTTGCCTGAAAGTCTTAAGTTCACAATTTTTTGCACAGTGAGATGGGTTTTCTCTCATTTATACtcttttgaaaagaaacaaaaatagctttttttctttgggtATTAAAACATCAGGTTTTAATGTAAAACTTGTTGCATATCTCTTTCTTACCCGACTTAAAATACTTGTATATTGCAGTGGATACTTACATATTGTATGGATTGTATATAGCAATGGACACCTAGGTATCTTTgtaaattttaatgtttttcactGTTTATCAGTGTACTCATTGgtcctttttttggggggggagggcGGGGAGGATGTCTCTGGATTAACTGTCCTGACAACAGCTACAAGACCTCTGAGTTTCTGAAATTCTCAGGGCAGATGTTCTTCTACCTTTTGgcagataaatatatataaaactaGCTTTGTGTAAAAGTAATCTTTGGGGTCTGAAATTGAAACTTTGGTAGAGCCTTAGAAGGAACACAAGCTGTTAAACAGATACTTCACTATGATAATAGTTTCCCTTCTGTTACTGCTCTTTGCCACAGGATTCTTCCAGGCTTTGAATATCATTTCAGATGATTGCAGCAGATCAACAGCTCATCTCTTGAACGGAGCAGGAGTATATTTGCCTCTAATTgctctttcccttcttttctccctttgccACAGTCCTGAGAACACTTAAGCTTATGAATAAGTTATAGTGCAAGAACAAATGGCTTTTTAAatagtaggaaaaaaatggcttgttttatttgtaaaattgATGTCTGGGTTTTTGgttcttttggggttttcttgtttttttttttaagataaactGATATCCTTCTTCATTCTAGCTCAATAAGTATTTTTTACGCCAGGCAGTGTAACTTATAGTGCATATTCCAGTGTAGCTGAATGACAAAATCCCTGGAAagaagaatatttaatttcccAGCATTTATATAGAAAGCCAAGGTAGTTTTGCAGTGGCATTAAGCACCGGTTTAGCAACAGTTCTAAGCAACAATTTGGCTTTTCAGACATCTGCCTTAAAATGTCTATGCTATTTCCCCACTATTTCATTTGATCTCTAAAGATTATCTGGAGCAGACAACAGATTCTTCACAGCTGCTGCGTAGTTTACAAAAAGCAGAAACTCAGGCCCATAATACAATATCCTATTTCTGATTATACTCAGAAGCTAGAATACCTAAGGAAATGCGTAAGAATGGGGTGAACGTATATGACATGGACCCATACAGTCTTCCTAGGGCTTGCCCATAGTTTTTAGTTTGTGCTTCAGTTTAGCTGCCAAAACGAAGTGTTCGTATCATGTCCCTTATCATCAGATGCACCTTTCTGAACAGATCAGTCCTGGTATCTCACTTAACACAGCTACTGtctaaaatgtgaaaaattaaaaaagggacTCATAAATTCTATAGGGTTCCAATTCACTTGTGTTCAGACAAACCATGGAAAGATAGAAGTTGTAATTTTTTCTGGCTGTGGTGGAGACCAGCCTTTGGCTATTGCTTCCTGATAACACACATTTGAAATGAATGTGGCTTCAAAAGAGTTTGGGCTGGGTTTGAGAGTTTGAGTACTCTCAATTATTGAAGAGATAACTTATTGAAGATAACCTATTGAACAAATTAGTCCAATTTCTTCTATTCTGGTAAACCATGACAACTTCACTGGTACCAGCAAATCTCCACAAGAGGAAAATACTGTGACCATGAGTCACAGGTGCATCATTTCAACAAGCTGTCATTCAACTCATTGTCCTAGAGCCACATGACTGTGAAATCTTTACTgttcatatattttatatctgtctAAAGCAAAGTTGAGAATTATAATAGAAGCACAAAGACTGAAATGATAAATGATCCTGCTTTGCCCAGTTTTTAGCAAATTATTTAAACCTGTTTGTAATTTCAGCATATTTTGTTACAGTGTATCTGAGTATGTAAAAAGAATTCTTTATCTTACCCAACTGTAATAACTGTAATTGCTGCCATAATGAAAGTAACTCAGAATATAGATATGCTGCCTCCTGATATAATGAAGTAGTACTAATAAACATTCAGAAATTCAATGGAATTCTACCCTGTGACTATTGTTCTCAGCCTCTGATAACCAGGTATTTTCAATTGAAGAAGTAATTGCGAATTTTCATAGGTTAATTTAGCATGGAAGAGACTTCTCGAGGTGATCCACTGCTCCATGCTGCTCACAGAAGTTTTATCTTCCTGATCAGACAAGGTCACTCAGGGTTTTATCTGGTCAGACTGATAACCTGCAAGAACATGGACTCCATaactcctctggctc
It encodes the following:
- the XCR1 gene encoding chemokine XC receptor 1, whose amino-acid sequence is MEEEYYFDYNYSYEYPHESNVCEMGDYFTFNIYLTAVLYILVFLLSLLGNTLVLWTLLKYENLTSLTNIFIMNLCVSDLVFSCMLPFWVVDQSFGWIFGEFLCKASNAIFSIGYYSGVFFLTLMTVLRYLFVVNPLSTLRSQTQCCGVLVSLAVWTVSTLIVVPEVIHTTVQEGLEERRFCDYADGNWKKVDIYVRNVLFLLSFGVIVFCYFKILIILLRARSRRKYRTVKLILIIVVAFFLCWAPYNILSFLTTFPPPTCQYVKDSNLAFHISRKIAFSHCCLNPVLYVFVGVKFKRHLAQLCSLCLHCSNGQTSSPMTCYEGKFQHEGTSVY